One window from the genome of Bacillus carboniphilus encodes:
- a CDS encoding ROK family protein has translation MQYGAIEAGGTKFVCAIGDETGNVMEKATFPTTTPEETFSQVIEFFQSHKIEAMGIGSFGPIDIDRQSKQYGYITSTPKKGWSGVDFVGKMKEVFPVPTGFDTDVNAAALGESKWGAAKGLDSCLYMTVGTGIGVGAIVNGERLSGFTHPEMGHILIRKHPNDHFEGVCPYHGDCLEGLASGPAIEARWGKKGYELEDKFEVWEMAADYIAQSLMNYTLILSPKKMILGGGVMKQKQIFPLLHQKVAEKLNGYVQHPNLAEKIDEWIIPPGLGDEAGIKGTLALADQAYREEKGI, from the coding sequence GTGCAATACGGTGCCATTGAAGCGGGTGGAACGAAATTTGTTTGTGCCATTGGAGACGAAACAGGAAATGTTATGGAAAAAGCAACCTTTCCTACGACAACGCCTGAGGAGACATTCTCACAAGTTATTGAGTTCTTTCAGTCACATAAAATAGAAGCCATGGGTATCGGCTCCTTTGGTCCTATCGATATTGATCGGCAAAGCAAACAGTACGGTTACATCACAAGCACCCCGAAAAAAGGGTGGAGCGGGGTTGATTTTGTCGGCAAGATGAAGGAAGTCTTTCCTGTACCGACTGGCTTTGATACAGATGTGAATGCAGCTGCTCTTGGAGAATCCAAATGGGGAGCAGCCAAAGGTTTGGATAGCTGTTTGTATATGACAGTTGGAACCGGAATCGGTGTCGGCGCTATTGTGAACGGCGAGAGGTTGAGTGGTTTTACCCATCCTGAAATGGGGCACATCCTCATTCGAAAACATCCGAATGATCATTTTGAAGGGGTATGTCCTTATCACGGAGATTGTTTAGAAGGCCTAGCTTCAGGTCCAGCCATTGAAGCGCGATGGGGGAAAAAAGGGTATGAGTTAGAGGACAAGTTCGAAGTATGGGAAATGGCAGCAGATTACATAGCCCAAAGCTTAATGAACTACACGCTCATTTTATCTCCTAAAAAGATGATTCTGGGCGGAGGCGTCATGAAGCAAAAGCAAATCTTCCCACTTCTTCATCAAAAAGTAGCTGAAAAGCTTAATGGCTATGTTCAGCATCCGAACCTTGCGGAAAAAATCGATGAATGGATCATCCCGCCAGGCCTCGGAGACGAAGCAGGAATAAAAGGAACTCTAGCCCTCGCAGACCAAGCCTATCGTGAAGAAAAAGGAATTTAA
- the manA gene encoding mannose-6-phosphate isomerase, class I yields the protein MKEPIFLTPVFQERIWGGTALKDRFQYEIPSDQTGECWAISAHPNGQSIIANGPLAGRPLGDAWKEHREWFGNVGGDVFPLLTKILDANADLSVQVHPNDEYANKHENGELGKTECWYIIDCKENAELIFGHHAQTKEELVSLIENGEWDKLLRRVTVKPGDFFYVPSGTVHALCEGTLVLETQQSSDTTYRVYDYDRTDAEGNKRELHLEKAIDVTTVPHSSAELNYDTYEKDDAKITRFVEAEYFTVYKWELNGKAHFDQEQPYLLASVIDGEGKVTVDGKTFEVKSGTHFIVPATVSTFSVEGQMKLIVSHP from the coding sequence TTGAAGGAACCTATTTTTTTAACTCCTGTGTTTCAGGAGAGAATTTGGGGCGGAACTGCGCTGAAGGATCGGTTTCAGTATGAGATTCCGTCGGATCAGACTGGTGAGTGCTGGGCGATTAGTGCTCACCCGAATGGTCAAAGTATTATCGCAAATGGTCCGCTTGCAGGCAGACCACTTGGGGATGCTTGGAAAGAGCATCGTGAATGGTTTGGGAATGTTGGGGGAGATGTGTTTCCTCTTTTAACGAAGATTTTGGATGCAAACGCAGATTTATCTGTGCAAGTGCATCCGAATGATGAATATGCGAATAAACATGAAAACGGCGAGCTTGGTAAGACAGAATGCTGGTATATCATTGATTGTAAAGAAAATGCTGAGCTTATTTTCGGACACCATGCGCAAACGAAGGAAGAGCTGGTTTCCCTTATCGAAAATGGTGAGTGGGATAAGCTTCTTCGTCGTGTAACGGTGAAACCAGGAGACTTTTTCTATGTACCGAGCGGAACGGTCCATGCGTTATGCGAAGGAACGCTTGTACTAGAAACACAACAGAGCTCTGACACAACCTATCGTGTGTATGATTACGACCGAACAGATGCAGAAGGCAATAAACGCGAGCTTCATCTAGAGAAAGCGATTGATGTAACAACAGTCCCTCACTCCTCTGCTGAACTGAACTACGATACCTATGAAAAAGATGACGCAAAAATCACTCGTTTTGTAGAAGCTGAGTATTTTACAGTCTATAAGTGGGAACTTAATGGTAAAGCTCATTTTGACCAGGAGCAACCGTACCTTTTAGCTAGCGTTATCGATGGAGAGGGGAAAGTTACTGTGGACGGGAAGACGTTTGAGGTTAAATCTGGAACGCACTTTATTGTCCCAGCTACGGTTTCTACTTTTTCAGTAGAAGGTCAAATGAAGTTAATCGTATCTCATCCTTAA